The following is a genomic window from Apodemus sylvaticus chromosome 10, mApoSyl1.1, whole genome shotgun sequence.
AAGCAAACAGAATGTGGCTCCTCCTCTCAGTGATTTGGGGACCTCAGCATTTGCCTGTGTGACATGTGTAGTGTGTCTTCACAGAGAtcagtctctgtccctctgtgtgcTGATTTACACCTGCTTTTGTTTACCCTCCGTGCCCTGTGCAGCTCTCCCTCGGTGTCCCTAGGCCTCCCTTATCTCACAAGGCACCGGACTACCCTGCCTGCCCTGCTCCTCCTGAACCCTGACTCATATAAGCACTAGTTTCGTCTTCAGTGGCCACATACTGTCCTGTGGGATTGACAGACTTGTACAGTGATTATACCTTGACCTGCATTTAGTGTCTGAACCATCCAGTACCTTCttctatattaaaaattattcgggccgggcatggtggcacacgcctgtaatcccagcccttgggaggcagaggcaggcggatttctgagttcgaggccagcctggtctacagagtgagttccaggacagccagagctatacagagaaaccctgtctcgaaaaaagcaaatccaaaaaaaaacccccccaaaaaatataaaaagtattcaTCTTATTATATGACCAAGACTTAAGTTACATACTTCCCACCTGACCTCATAAGGGTGTAatgtaaaatttgttttaaatcatcGTATTGGAAAGGTAGCAGCAGCAGGTATCAGTAAATGCATACTTGAGTGTCTCACAGCCACGTTTGGGCTtagatttctttgtattttgtgtaAACAAGTTATTATCATTTTTCCAAGCTCATTTAAATGGCCACAAAATCCAGAATCTTGGGCCATCTTATGAAGGAAATGTGAAGAAGATATAACCTATTTCCAGAGTTTACATCTAAGTTAAAACTATAAGAAACCCACAAAGTTGTAAAATAACTATATAAGACCAAGTTCTATGGTTATGTAAGTTGGAAGGTTTTGAGAGTGCTGATAATCAGCCATGTGGCCTTTAAGGAAGATGAGTTCATCTTTCCTTCATCCCATCTCTATTCAGAGTGTAGGAAGGAATGCTGTGCAGGACACAGTGTGAACCAAAAGAATCTCTTTCAATAGGTAGAAAACACCATAGGAGCAAACAGTATGGGTTAGCATAATGTCTACAGACTGGACTTAGCTTTCAACTTTAACTTTAACCTAGTATGAGGTATAAAGGAGATATATAAAGGTAAAGGGCCAGATCATCAGGGCTGAATACCAGGAGGAGAGGTTTTGAGCTCTCTTATGGGGAGAGAGTTCTTTTTAGTCTTTAGCTTACTTTCCTCCTATTTTACTGAGGAACATAGAAGCTCTCAGTGCTTTGTCAAACAAATCATTCAGCTTCACTGTCAAACTCTCTTAAGTAAGTTTAGGTGGGACCCAATAATTTCAGCTCACTTCCAGGGTGATAGTGAATTTACATTGCTAGTCCAGAGACTCTGGATTCAAGAACCGTTGTTTCAGGCTGCTGGATAATTGAGAGTAGAACCACTCCATGAGATTACTTTAAGAACATTGTATGATAGCCTGCTGTCGTGGGacacgcctataatcctagcactcaggaggctgaggcaggtggatctctattatttcaaggccagccaggtctacaaagtgagttccaggtcagccaaagcTGTACAGagagaccctaactcaaaaagaaaataaaattatcatcatcatcataattattattattagttattatttgGGATTGTGAATATAGATTGGAAGGTAAAATAATAAAGCAGCATGCCTACTTTATGACACCATCGTATTATAAACTGTATACCATGCTAACTAGGAAGGAGCCACTTCACCTTCAGTGATTTATCTCCTTCCTTTCTAAGCATTCATTTTCCTTTCCTAAAATTTAAGATCCATAAAATGAAGTTATCAGAACTATAATCTTTAGATATTATTTTATCCGTAtatattgtttccttttttagtagatacttttaatatctttttttttaaatttcagaatgTGAAACTAAAACTCAAGCACATATTCCATTAAAGGAGCTTCCTAAACTCAAACAGAATGGAACCCAAACCATCAAATGGGAAGACTCCTATGACGATGCTGACAGCTTAGAGAGGGAGTCAGTGTGTGCCTTCCAGAAGGTTTATATAGATGAAGAAGACTTCAGTTTGAAGTCAGAGCTTTCACAAGAAGACCCTACAGAAGAATATCTTAGTAAATGCGATATATATagagataattttgaaaagcacACAAGTCTAATTGTACAGTTTGATACCCAATCAGATGATAAAACTTCTCTGTATAATGAAAGCAAGCCAGTGTTCAATAATATCCCATCTGGTGTTGTGGTACATGGGAAAATACTTCCTGGAGATAAGCCTTATTCATGTAATATCTgtagaaaaaaatttagaaaatacccATCACTCCTGGCACACCGAGATAACCATGCCAAAGAGAAATCGTACGCATGTGAagaatgtggtaaagcatttaagCATCTCTCATCCCTCATTGCACATCAGAGGATGCACACTGGAGAAAAACCATATGAATGCCAccagtgtgggaaagccttcagTCAGCGTGCACACCTGACAATACACcagagaattcatactggagaaaaaccctaCAAGTGTGAGGACTGTGGGAAAGACTTCAGCCAGCGTGCACACCTTACTATCCATCAAAGGACACACACTGGGGAGAAACCATATAAATGTTTGGAGTGCAGTAAAACCTTTAGCCATAGTTCATCACTGATCAATCACCAGAGAgttcatactggagaaaaaccttatatATGCAATGAATGTGGGAAAACTTTCAGTCAGAGCACGCACCTTCTCCAACATCAAAAAATTCATACTGGGAAAAAGCCGTATAAGTGCAACGAGTGTTGGAAAGTGTTCAGCCAGAGCACTTACCTTATTCGACACCAGAGAATCCATTCTGGAGAGAAGTGCTACAAATGCACTGCGTGTGGGAAGGCCTTTGCCCACTCCTCAACCCTCATCCAACATCAGACCACCCACACTGGAGAGAAATCCTACATATGCAATGtgtgtgggaaagccttcagcCAGAGCGCCAACCTTACCCAGCACCatagaacacacactggagagaaaccgtaCAAATGCAGTGTGTGCGGGAAAGCCTTCAGCCAGAGTGTGCACCTCACCCAGCACCAGAGGATCCACAATGGAGAAAAGCCCTTTAAATGCAATACCTGTGGAAAAGCATACAGACAAGGCGCAAACCTGACTCAGCATCAACGGGTCCACACCGGAGAGAAGCCCTACAAATGTCACCACTGTGGGAAAGCCTTTATCTACTCTTCATCGCTTAATCAACATCGACGAACTCACACTGGGGAGAGACCCTATAAGTGTAGTCACTGCAACAAAGATTTCAGCCAGAGAACATGCCTTATTCAACACCAGAGGAttcacacaggagaaaagccCTATGGATGCCGGATATGTGGGAAAACCTTCACCCAGAGTA
Proteins encoded in this region:
- the Znf287 gene encoding zinc finger protein 287: MLASRKKMANSSRSQVLLMWKPDKIQNGPCSMEKQTLTSRLSHDTETCRQNFRNFPYPDVAGPRKALCELRELCLKWLRPEVHSKEQILELLVLEQFLSILPGEVRTWVNSQYPESSEEVVALVEDLTQILEEEAPQNSTLPQEIPEEDPKHAFQTEWPNDLVTKELVTFKDVAVDITQEDWELMRPVQKELYKTVTLQNYWNMVSLGLTMYRPTVIPILEEPWMVIKEIVEGPSPECETKTQAHIPLKELPKLKQNGTQTIKWEDSYDDADSLERESVCAFQKVYIDEEDFSLKSELSQEDPTEEYLSKCDIYRDNFEKHTSLIVQFDTQSDDKTSLYNESKPVFNNIPSGVVVHGKILPGDKPYSCNICRKKFRKYPSLLAHRDNHAKEKSYACEECGKAFKHLSSLIAHQRMHTGEKPYECHQCGKAFSQRAHLTIHQRIHTGEKPYKCEDCGKDFSQRAHLTIHQRTHTGEKPYKCLECSKTFSHSSSLINHQRVHTGEKPYICNECGKTFSQSTHLLQHQKIHTGKKPYKCNECWKVFSQSTYLIRHQRIHSGEKCYKCTACGKAFAHSSTLIQHQTTHTGEKSYICNVCGKAFSQSANLTQHHRTHTGEKPYKCSVCGKAFSQSVHLTQHQRIHNGEKPFKCNTCGKAYRQGANLTQHQRVHTGEKPYKCHHCGKAFIYSSSLNQHRRTHTGERPYKCSHCNKDFSQRTCLIQHQRIHTGEKPYGCRICGKTFTQSTNLIQHQRVHMGARHRN